From Sphaerochaeta sp., a single genomic window includes:
- the phoU gene encoding phosphate signaling complex protein PhoU, with product MEKKYQLDDKLQFYHELLVQMASRVEESIALAREAFEKEDVKLSEKVKGDDYFIDQMRDLIESDGVRILISEAPYGQYMRQVIAGMKIVTSLERMGDHACHLAALAVMPMTPRKHQDIAAVIAEMAEADHHMAAEVIDALVRMDSQKAREIAKMDDEVDRLNAKAGKMIIAVDAADVAERENLFDYHYVSKELERFGDHVTNICAWIVYMAEGVKPDLN from the coding sequence ATGGAAAAGAAATATCAATTGGATGACAAACTGCAGTTCTACCATGAACTGCTGGTACAGATGGCAAGCAGGGTGGAGGAATCCATCGCGCTTGCCCGGGAAGCGTTCGAAAAGGAAGACGTCAAACTGTCCGAAAAGGTCAAGGGAGATGATTACTTCATCGACCAGATGCGCGATTTGATCGAAAGCGACGGCGTGCGGATTCTGATCAGCGAAGCGCCGTACGGCCAGTACATGCGCCAGGTGATCGCCGGCATGAAGATCGTCACCAGCCTGGAACGGATGGGTGACCATGCCTGCCATCTGGCCGCACTGGCCGTCATGCCGATGACGCCGAGGAAACACCAGGATATCGCCGCGGTGATCGCCGAGATGGCTGAGGCGGACCATCACATGGCCGCCGAGGTGATCGACGCGTTGGTAAGAATGGATTCCCAGAAAGCCAGGGAGATCGCCAAGATGGACGATGAGGTGGACCGGCTGAACGCCAAGGCGGGGAAGATGATCATCGCCGTGGACGCCGCGGATGTGGCGGAGCGGGAAAACCTGTTCGATTACCACTACGTGTCCAAAGAACTGGAACGCTTTGGGGACCACGTCACCAATATCTGTGCCTGGATCGTCTATATGGCCGAGGGCGTCAAGCCCGACCTGAACTGA
- the pstB gene encoding phosphate ABC transporter ATP-binding protein PstB gives MPAFTIRNLHLWYGAVHALKDVSLDIPEHAITACIGPSGCGKSTFLRTLDRMNDLIDGVKITGEVKFEGKDIFTEYDAMALRKEVGMVFQRPNPFPMSILDNVAYGPRLYGRLSKDQLMEIVERSLRQAALWDEVKDRLQKSALSLSGGQQQRLCIARTLAIQPRVILMDEPTSALDPIATGHIEELMTQLKERYTIVVVTHNMQQASRVSDKTCFFLIDSDRCGYLVESGDTSQIFFKPKDKRTEDYISGKFG, from the coding sequence ATGCCTGCGTTCACCATACGGAACCTGCACCTTTGGTACGGTGCGGTACACGCCCTGAAGGATGTCTCGTTGGACATCCCGGAACACGCCATCACTGCCTGCATCGGACCGTCCGGATGCGGCAAGTCGACGTTCCTCAGGACGCTGGACAGAATGAACGATCTGATCGACGGCGTGAAGATCACCGGAGAAGTGAAATTCGAAGGGAAGGACATCTTCACCGAATATGACGCCATGGCGCTTCGCAAGGAAGTGGGCATGGTGTTTCAACGGCCCAATCCGTTCCCCATGAGCATTTTGGACAATGTGGCTTACGGGCCCCGTCTGTACGGAAGGCTTTCCAAAGACCAGCTGATGGAGATCGTTGAGCGCTCCCTGCGCCAGGCGGCGCTGTGGGATGAGGTGAAGGACCGCCTTCAGAAAAGCGCACTTTCCCTCTCCGGAGGCCAGCAGCAGCGACTATGCATCGCACGGACGCTGGCAATCCAGCCTCGTGTGATCCTGATGGATGAGCCCACCTCGGCGTTGGATCCCATCGCCACCGGGCACATCGAGGAACTGATGACCCAGCTGAAGGAACGGTACACCATCGTGGTGGTGACCCACAACATGCAGCAGGCCAGCCGTGTCTCCGACAAGACCTGCTTCTTCTTGATTGACTCAGACCGGTGCGGATATCTGGTGGAGAGCGGAGACACCAGCCAGATCTTCTTCAAGCCGAAGGACAAACGCACCGAAGATTACATCAGCGGAAAATTCGGTTGA
- the pstA gene encoding phosphate ABC transporter permease PstA: protein MNRKTTNAIALAVVRILSVTTIILLVAIIGYIAFRGIWKQTRVIRDVVPLSQEEKGFVISAPASNQLSDLSWFTLRNIAQGKIYSLRNLSGVDSPVTLYITDDVLPAFLSHMDLSKDKVVYQNRIPDHVERGGIVISSKKGKNLKKIPLYDEVLAVNPTVAALYGNNRIAMVEPIQWVHLQEGSVRSWKELGGPDMPVRNVSTLDEVESTEGSYLVVDAAQWQDAKDAGHAITSLQVVGIESGVNLTWDYMTEKTVESGKYGGIGTIIVNTFFMVMLTILFSLPIGVAAALWLCEYAKEGKMKSMIQSGIDILSALPSIIFGLFGLLVFVQLFHWGFSLISGTLTVSLMVLPTIIRTSQEAIASVDRSLSEASLALGATKIETILRVVLPSSKRGIITGMILAIGRAIGETAALIYTIGSGTDIAHSLTSSSRVLAMHIFLTITEGQSTDKAFASALVLIVLVLVINTVANRLIHTRRR, encoded by the coding sequence ATGAACCGGAAGACCACCAATGCCATCGCGCTTGCCGTGGTGCGGATCCTCTCCGTCACGACGATCATCTTGCTGGTGGCGATCATCGGATATATCGCATTCCGTGGAATCTGGAAACAGACCCGGGTGATCCGGGATGTGGTTCCCCTTTCCCAGGAAGAAAAAGGTTTCGTCATTTCGGCGCCGGCATCCAACCAGTTGTCTGACCTTTCCTGGTTCACGCTCAGGAATATCGCCCAAGGAAAGATCTACAGCCTTCGCAACCTCAGCGGCGTCGATTCGCCGGTGACGCTGTACATCACCGATGATGTGCTTCCCGCCTTTCTCTCCCACATGGATCTTTCCAAAGACAAGGTGGTGTACCAGAATCGCATTCCCGATCACGTGGAGCGGGGAGGGATCGTCATCTCCTCGAAGAAAGGCAAGAATCTGAAGAAAATCCCATTGTATGATGAGGTGCTTGCCGTCAACCCCACCGTGGCGGCGCTGTACGGCAACAACCGCATCGCCATGGTGGAGCCGATCCAATGGGTGCACCTGCAGGAAGGGTCGGTGCGTTCCTGGAAAGAACTGGGAGGACCGGACATGCCGGTCAGGAACGTCTCCACGCTGGATGAAGTGGAATCCACCGAGGGTTCCTACCTGGTCGTTGACGCCGCCCAGTGGCAGGACGCAAAAGATGCAGGGCATGCCATCACCAGCCTGCAGGTGGTGGGCATTGAATCCGGGGTGAACCTCACCTGGGATTACATGACGGAAAAAACGGTGGAGTCCGGCAAGTACGGCGGCATCGGGACGATCATCGTCAACACGTTCTTCATGGTAATGCTGACCATTTTGTTCTCCCTTCCCATCGGTGTCGCCGCGGCCCTGTGGCTGTGCGAGTACGCCAAGGAAGGGAAGATGAAATCGATGATCCAGAGTGGCATCGATATTCTCTCCGCGCTTCCCTCCATCATCTTCGGCCTGTTCGGGCTGTTGGTGTTCGTCCAGCTGTTCCACTGGGGTTTCTCGCTGATCAGCGGCACGCTGACCGTCAGCCTGATGGTGCTCCCCACCATCATCCGCACCAGCCAGGAGGCGATCGCCAGTGTGGACCGCAGCCTGAGCGAGGCGAGCCTGGCCCTGGGAGCCACCAAGATCGAGACGATCCTCCGTGTGGTGCTGCCCAGTTCCAAACGTGGCATCATCACCGGCATGATTCTGGCCATCGGCCGGGCCATCGGTGAGACGGCCGCATTGATCTATACCATCGGCAGTGGGACGGATATCGCCCACAGCCTGACATCGTCCAGCCGTGTGTTGGCGATGCACATCTTCCTGACGATCACCGAAGGGCAGTCGACGGACAAGGCGTTCGCCTCCGCTCTGGTGCTGATCGTCCTGGTGCTGGTCATCAACACGGTGGCCAACCGATTGATTCATACAAGGAGGCGGTAA
- the pstC gene encoding phosphate ABC transporter permease subunit PstC: MDIRSRKRIERGGRVILLASALVCVATVALITIFIFAQGIPTFRDVPLTEFLFSTNWSPSAADPHYGVLSFIVASFIVTGLSLLFATPISLATAVYLALFAKGRKAAILRESIELLSGIPSIIYGLFGIAVVVPFVRNVFGGNGYSLLSAALILAIMILPTIINISEVSISAVSPSLKEASVALGATTWQTISRVILPSARSGIVASLVMALGRAVGETTAVLLVGGNAPLFPKSPVSMGRTLTMNIVTDMSYAEGVHMSALFATAMLLFFFILALNLFVIHATHRREK, encoded by the coding sequence ATGGACATTCGTTCGAGAAAACGGATTGAGCGGGGCGGCAGGGTGATCCTGCTCGCCTCCGCTTTGGTTTGTGTGGCCACCGTGGCGTTGATCACCATCTTCATCTTCGCCCAGGGAATACCGACGTTCCGTGACGTCCCCCTTACGGAATTCCTGTTCTCCACAAACTGGAGCCCGTCGGCAGCCGACCCCCATTACGGGGTGCTTTCCTTTATCGTGGCGAGTTTCATCGTCACCGGACTTTCCTTGCTCTTCGCCACGCCGATCTCCCTGGCGACCGCCGTCTACCTGGCGTTGTTCGCCAAAGGACGGAAGGCGGCGATCCTCAGGGAGAGCATCGAGCTTCTGTCCGGCATTCCGTCCATCATCTATGGCCTGTTCGGCATCGCCGTGGTGGTGCCGTTCGTCCGCAATGTGTTCGGGGGCAACGGATACAGCCTGCTCTCCGCGGCGTTGATCCTCGCCATCATGATTCTGCCGACGATCATCAACATCAGTGAAGTATCCATCTCTGCCGTATCACCGAGTCTGAAGGAAGCCTCCGTCGCCTTGGGCGCGACGACCTGGCAGACGATCAGCAGGGTGATCCTTCCCAGCGCGCGAAGCGGGATCGTCGCTTCCCTGGTGATGGCGTTGGGGCGTGCCGTAGGTGAGACGACCGCCGTGCTCCTCGTTGGAGGCAATGCGCCGCTTTTCCCCAAGAGCCCGGTCTCCATGGGACGCACGCTGACGATGAACATCGTCACCGACATGAGCTACGCCGAGGGCGTCCATATGTCGGCGCTGTTCGCCACGGCGATGCTGTTGTTCTTCTTTATTCTGGCGCTGAACCTGTTTGTCATCCACGCCACCCATAGGAGGGAGAAATGA
- a CDS encoding phosphate ABC transporter substrate-binding protein, which translates to MKKQFVALLIVALIAGGLFAQGSKETTKTSYTFGGSSTVAPIANTAIPAFEAENPSVAITYETLGSSVGIKQLQEGTLSLAGSSRELKQSELDAGLIPTTIALDGLSVAVNKDVGISNLTMAQLASIFAGDVTNWKEVGGANETIQLVVRDETSGTYGSFKEIVLDKAKKELSKNAIVAKENGEVATKIASTPGAIGYIGMAFGKIVTEAGGRVLTIEGVEPNAENVKDGKYPISRSLYMVSKGQLEGVGKQFVDFLLGTKGQAIVLDSGFIPLN; encoded by the coding sequence ATGAAAAAGCAATTCGTAGCACTCCTTATCGTGGCGCTGATCGCAGGTGGTCTGTTCGCCCAGGGGTCCAAAGAAACAACAAAGACAAGTTATACGTTCGGTGGGTCTTCCACCGTGGCGCCGATCGCCAATACGGCGATTCCGGCATTCGAAGCGGAAAATCCATCGGTGGCCATCACCTATGAGACACTCGGTTCTTCCGTAGGCATCAAGCAGCTGCAGGAAGGAACGCTTTCCCTGGCTGGTTCCAGCAGAGAGCTGAAGCAGTCCGAGCTGGACGCCGGCTTGATCCCGACGACCATCGCTCTGGACGGACTTTCCGTGGCGGTCAACAAGGATGTGGGCATCAGCAACCTGACCATGGCGCAGCTCGCCTCGATCTTCGCCGGGGATGTGACCAACTGGAAGGAAGTCGGTGGAGCCAATGAGACGATCCAGCTGGTCGTCAGGGACGAGACCAGCGGCACCTACGGTTCCTTCAAGGAAATCGTTCTGGACAAAGCGAAGAAAGAGCTCTCCAAGAACGCCATCGTCGCCAAGGAAAACGGTGAGGTCGCCACGAAGATCGCTTCCACGCCGGGTGCCATCGGGTACATCGGAATGGCCTTCGGAAAGATCGTCACCGAAGCGGGCGGCAGAGTGCTGACCATCGAAGGTGTCGAGCCGAACGCCGAGAACGTCAAGGATGGAAAGTATCCGATCTCCCGCAGCCTGTACATGGTGAGCAAGGGACAGCTCGAAGGTGTCGGAAAGCAGTTCGTCGACTTCCTCTTGGGGACCAAGGGTCAGGCGATCGTTCTTGACTCCGGATTCATCCCGTTGAACTAA
- a CDS encoding MATE family efflux transporter, which yields MTGSMRFTEGPIYRPLIRFSFPVFLALFLQAAYGAVDMLVIGRFGDASDVSAVSLGAMVMQTVTFVLSDIAMGSTVLIARNIGEGKDTEVGRVIGATITLFVVLGMLAMAVMEPFSGVVIRILRTPVPAQAKATAYVRICSAGMLLIVAYNVLGAVFRGMGNSRLPLFSVALATACNIAGDLLLVGVLGMGVAGAAIATVLSQGVSVAVSLAFCRGKRFPFPFSRKHIRWNRSLCGAIFRIGLPLSFQDLLVSLSFLVIAAIINRMGLTASAGVGIAEKVCGFLMLVPSSFMQAMSAFVAQNVGSGRTERADKALWYGMLTSLAVGVCMFVLAFFHGVRLSLLFTTDTAVAAASGDYLKAYGIDCIFTSFLFCFLGYFNGRGWTKFVMVQGIVGSFGVRIPLSFVFSGLAGASLFTVGLATPSSSFVQILLCMGRFFAGRRHS from the coding sequence ATGACGGGAAGCATGCGTTTTACCGAAGGCCCCATCTACCGACCTTTGATCCGTTTCTCCTTCCCGGTGTTTCTTGCCTTGTTCCTCCAGGCGGCCTATGGCGCGGTGGACATGCTGGTCATCGGCCGGTTCGGTGACGCGTCGGACGTCAGCGCTGTTTCCCTGGGGGCGATGGTGATGCAGACGGTCACCTTCGTCCTGTCGGACATCGCCATGGGCTCGACCGTTTTGATCGCCCGGAACATCGGGGAAGGGAAGGATACGGAGGTGGGGCGGGTGATCGGCGCGACGATCACGTTGTTCGTCGTGCTTGGCATGCTGGCCATGGCGGTGATGGAACCCTTCTCCGGGGTGGTCATCCGGATTCTTCGCACGCCGGTCCCCGCCCAGGCCAAGGCGACGGCGTATGTCAGGATATGTTCGGCGGGCATGCTGCTCATCGTCGCATACAACGTGCTGGGCGCCGTGTTCCGTGGCATGGGAAACTCCCGGCTCCCCTTGTTTTCCGTCGCGTTGGCCACGGCGTGCAACATCGCCGGCGATCTTCTTCTTGTCGGAGTGTTGGGGATGGGCGTGGCGGGAGCGGCCATCGCCACGGTCCTTTCCCAAGGTGTCAGCGTCGCCGTTTCCCTGGCGTTCTGCAGAGGAAAACGGTTCCCGTTCCCGTTCTCGCGGAAACATATCCGGTGGAACCGGTCGTTGTGCGGCGCCATCTTTCGTATCGGGCTGCCGCTTTCCTTCCAGGACCTGCTTGTCTCCCTGTCCTTTCTGGTCATCGCGGCGATCATCAACCGGATGGGGCTTACGGCTTCCGCAGGGGTGGGGATCGCGGAGAAGGTGTGTGGCTTTTTGATGCTGGTGCCTTCCAGCTTCATGCAGGCGATGAGCGCGTTCGTAGCCCAGAATGTCGGCTCGGGACGGACGGAACGGGCGGACAAGGCGCTTTGGTACGGCATGCTGACCAGCTTGGCCGTCGGCGTATGCATGTTCGTCCTTGCCTTCTTCCATGGCGTTCGGCTCTCTCTGCTGTTCACCACCGATACGGCGGTTGCCGCCGCCTCGGGGGACTACCTGAAAGCGTACGGCATTGACTGCATCTTCACGTCGTTCCTGTTCTGCTTCCTGGGATACTTCAATGGAAGGGGATGGACGAAGTTCGTCATGGTCCAGGGGATCGTCGGCTCCTTCGGTGTGCGGATTCCCCTGTCGTTTGTCTTCAGCGGGCTTGCCGGAGCTTCGCTGTTCACCGTCGGCCTGGCAACTCCATCCTCGTCTTTTGTGCAGATTCTTCTCTGTATGGGAAGGTTTTTTGCAGGTCGAAGACATTCCTGA